A stretch of Halichondria panicea chromosome 1, odHalPani1.1, whole genome shotgun sequence DNA encodes these proteins:
- the LOC135352507 gene encoding uncharacterized protein LOC135352507, translating into MHCGNRKHNNTTGVCMCLQCEEIEMEKRVAAAISDSARQLGIESLKDKQLEAVLKFVEGHDIFVSLPTGYGKSIIYAVLPLVFDKLKDSSGSIVLCISPLSSLMVDQSSKFTRSGLKAEFVGEAQLDQEATKRVLDGVVQLVFITPENIMNNARYRDMLQSEVYMKKLVALIVDEAHCVKTWGDQFRRAFAALGDLRSIIPTEVNVMALTATATIETFNIVSKRLSMKEPVLVALPPDRGNIFYTLEPKIDLERLSEDLCYGLCRKRTAYPKTVVFVRRYRDCSDLYIALTRKLGEDMTDPPGYPNLSEYRLFDMFSSVQTSEKKEQVISSFLGTGMKLRLIIATSAFGLGIDCSDIRQIFHWGLPSNMEEYVQETGRAGRDGLDAKATLFEGKGGQHSSERLKEYVSNATVCRRKLLFEGFLKYYDGSVRMSRSRCCDLCVLSCEKFD; encoded by the exons ATGCATTGCGGTAACCGCAAACACAACAATACTAcgggggtgtgcatgtgtttgcaGTGTGAAGAAATAGAGATGGAGAAGAGAGTAGCTGCAGCTATATCTGACAGTGCCCGACAACTAGGAATAGAAAGTCTCAAAGATAAACAGTTGGAAGCTGTCCTCAAGTTTGTTGAAGGCCATGACATATTTGTATCACTCCCTACTGGATATGGAAAATCTATCATATATGCCGTTCTGCCACTTGTATTTGACAAACTGAAAG ATTCGTCTGGAAGTATTGTTTTGTGTATCAGCCCTTTGTCGTCTCTCATGGTTGATCAAAGTTCTAAATTTACTCGGAGCGGTTTGAAAGCAGAATTTGTAGGAGAGGCACAACTTGACCAAGAAGCAACAAAGAGAGTGCTCGATGGAGTAGTGCAGTTAGTTTTTATAACTCCAGAGAACATTATGAACAATGCTCGATATAGAGATATGCTCCAGAGTGAAGTGTACATGAAGAAGCTTGTGGCATTAATAGTGGATGAAGCCCACTGTGTTAAAACATGGGGGGATCAATTTAGAAGAGCCTTTGCAGCACTTGGTGACTTACGCAGTATCATACCCACTGAAGTTAACGTGATGGCTCTCACAGCTACTGCCACTATAGAAACCTTTAATATTGTATCCAAACGACTAAGTATGAAGGAGCCAGTATTGGTTGCATTACCCCCTGATCGTGGTAATATCTTCTATACGTTAGAACCAAAGATTGATCTTGAAAGGTTGAGTGAGGATTTGTGTTACGGGCTGTGCCGAAAACGAACTGCGTACCCAAAAACTGTGGTATTTGTTCGCAGATATAGGGATTGTTCGGATTTATACATTGCTTTAACACGCAAGCTTGGTGAAGATATGACAGATCCTCCTGGGTACCCAAATCTTTCAGAATACCGGCTGTTTGATATGTTTAGCAGTGTTCAGACATCTGAAAAGAAAGAGCAAGTGATATCATCATTTTTAGGAACTGGAATGAAGCTGCGATTAATAATTGCCACATCAGCTTTTGGGCTTGGCATAGATTGTTCTGATATTCGACAAATTTTTCATTGGGGGTTACCATCAAACATGGAAGAATATGTCCAGGAGACTGGTCGTGCTGGTCGAGACGGTTTAGATGCTAAAGCAACCTTGTTTGAAGGAAAGGGTGGACAACATTCTTCTGAAAGACTAAAAGAGTATGTGAGCAATGCTACTGTTTGTAGGCGAAAACTTCTGTTCGAAGGTTTTTTGAAGTATTACGATGGTTCAGTAAGAATGAGCCGATCTAGATGCTGTGATTTATGTGTATTGTCTTGTGAGAAGTTTGATTAA
- the LOC135352506 gene encoding uncharacterized protein LOC135352506: protein MLVPCADDISCILKEIEILLSRVIVQHMEGYKDQATKIIWHIQSKQNKEMALKSLVVPLGVLLHNENKLNEMCKILEHCVKFVPTRPAEGKYILPNGSILDFDDTRFFKILLGGDQLTVARVRGAQALRMSQDKAKDRLEGIVPVVEDWHARMTLMKTIWQRLYSVKSSRDKGTMYQLRNLINRTSVPTDPCDNMNSAEDYFLLLVHTHAIAAAKEILSYTSMDSVSDLAKAITTNFTYVSHLDFSQQTTEKQKTVDDSVHLYAVELLTLGLLWHGFHDAIKEGDGERIMRYWKFLLILFKSTNHPNYAKEAVNLLLQYNYLFSERQKSQLLWSRCVNTRGLPGTNIPCDLHMEHLNRRLKTVLRNMGANVNDKTVTKAGKCIAVVQRVCQAFEEQTSSTASRSDNHPYPKFGKDFDMVLNVLEQERVFTYTANRKHDTFSFSKGLLVKLSKKQLLNKVQTSIDQIYLV, encoded by the exons ATGCTTGTGCCGTGTGCAGACGATATATCTTGCATATTGAAAGAAATAGAAATTCTTCTGTCCAG ggtTATTGTTCAGCACATGGAAGGATACAAAGATCAAGCAACGAAAATAATATGGCATATACAAAGCAAGCAAAACAAGGAGATGGCTCTAAAGTCTCTAGTG GTGCCACTTGGGGTACTCCTTCACAATGAAAATAAGCTTAATGAAATGTGTAAGATCCTGGAACACTGTGTGAAGTTTGTTCCTACCCGACCAGCTGAAGGAAAGTACATTCTTCCTAATGGGAGTATACTCGACTTTGATGATACACGATTCTTCAAAATACTTCTTGGTGGCGaccaactaacagtggccagAGTACGTGGTGCCCAAGCACTTCGAATGTCACAAGACAAGGCTAAAGACCGACTAGAAGGGATCGTTCCAGTAGTCGAGGATTGGCATGCCAGAATGACACTCATGAAG ACTATATGGCAACGGCTTTATTCTGTGAAGTCATCACGGGATAAAGGGACTATGTACCAACTGAGAAATTTGATTAATAGGACATCTGTACCAACTGATCCTTGTGACAACATGAACTCTGCTGAAGATTACTTCTTGCTGCTGGTGCATACACATGCCATTGCTGCTGCAAAGGAAATACTTTCATACACCTCGATGGATTCAGTTTCAGATCTTGCCAAAGCAATCACAACCAACTTTACATACGTTTCACATCTAGATTTTTCTCAGCAAACTACTGAAAAACAGAAGACAGTAGATGATAGTGTACATTTATACGCAGTTGAACTATTGACCCTAGGATTGTTGTGGCATGGCTTCCATGATGCCATCAAAGAGGGTGATGGGGAACGAATCATGAGGTATTGGAAGTTTTTGTTAATTCTATTTAAGTCGACCAATCACCCCAATTATGCTAAAGAGgcagtgaatttgttgctgcaATACAACTACTTGTTTTCTGAAAGGCAAAAGTCTCAACTTCTTTGGAGTAGATGCGTAAATACACGAGGGCTCCCTGGAACCAACATTCCGTGTGATCTTCACATGGAACATCTTAACAGAAGACTAAAGACAGTGCTAAGGAATATGGGAGCAAATGTCAACGACAAAACCGTTACAAAAGCTGGGAAGTGTATTGCTGTTGTGCAACGTGTCTGTCAAGCTTTTGAGGAACAAACTTCTTCTACGGCCTCACGCTCTGACAATCACCCCTACCCTAAATTTGGGAAGGACTTTGACATGGTGCTGAACGTTCTCGAACAAGAAAGAGTCTTTACGTATACAGCAAACAGAAAACATGATACTTTCAGTTTTTCTAAAGGACTACTCGTAAAACTATCTAAGAAGCAGCTTCTCAATAAAGTCCAGACTAGCATTGACCAGATATATTTGGTGTAA